A genome region from Methanobacterium subterraneum includes the following:
- a CDS encoding molybdopterin-dependent oxidoreductase, with amino-acid sequence MIKQYIAMAAIAIIMVLAIVISLDLLPSSTIPLDSVEVTEYQGQELSSVNDFRENSIKGPQKVDISSYHLEVTGQVTNPQNYTYDQVKNFQNYQKVVKLDCVEGWSVNILWQGVLVKDILNEVKPLPTANTVIFYAVDGYSTSFPLEYIQNNQILMAYKMNNATLPPERGFPFQLVAESKWGYKWIKWINKIELSDNPNYQGYWESRGYSLSGNLNESFFK; translated from the coding sequence ATGATAAAACAGTATATTGCCATGGCAGCAATTGCTATTATCATGGTACTGGCCATTGTAATTAGTCTGGATTTATTACCATCCTCCACCATACCACTGGATTCTGTTGAAGTTACAGAATATCAGGGTCAGGAATTATCTTCGGTCAATGATTTCCGTGAAAATTCCATTAAAGGACCCCAAAAGGTGGATATTTCAAGTTATCATCTGGAAGTAACTGGTCAGGTAACTAATCCCCAGAATTACACCTACGATCAAGTTAAAAATTTCCAAAATTATCAAAAAGTGGTTAAACTAGACTGTGTTGAAGGATGGAGTGTTAATATACTCTGGCAAGGTGTACTGGTAAAAGACATCCTTAATGAGGTTAAACCATTACCCACAGCAAACACGGTGATCTTTTACGCCGTTGATGGTTATTCCACATCTTTCCCACTGGAATACATCCAGAATAATCAGATATTAATGGCATACAAGATGAACAATGCCACCCTACCCCCGGAGAGGGGATTTCCATTTCAACTGGTGGCAGAGAGTAAATGGGGGTACAAGTGGATCAAATGGATAAACAAGATAGAACTTTCTGATAATCCTAATTACCAGGGCTACTGGGAGAGCAGAGGTTATTCTCTAAGTGGAAACCTTAATGAAAGTTTCTTTAAATAA
- the pheS gene encoding phenylalanine--tRNA ligase subunit alpha, with product MLDKIINEMHLYEKKVLKALGEAGGPAIPEDVAKTTELDIKQVMSAAGALESKGIIEIERDVEEVLSLGPSGSAYAQEGLPERKILEALHKDHTIHMKDLAHKSGIEPSEVKIAIGWIMKKGWAVLDKGNVTITDDGEKALAKPGIDEILLKTIMDSTKMLTLGGLSNSLNEGFQLLKKRKGLINLNKNSSYTLFPTKKGQEILDHGFEIREEATQLTHEQLKTDSWKNLHYRGYDIQAEHPLIFPGKMHPLQRTIQEIRRIFLNLGFTESRGTVLESAFWNFDCLFQPQDHAAREMQDTFYVKSPLHTQLPSDDLVGRVGQAHEDGGQTGSEGWGYQWDVDVARQSVLRTHTTCVSARHLAENEPPLKMFSVGRVFRRETITYKHLPEFHQVEGIVAAEEINFKNLLGILKEFYHQLGFEVRFRPAYFPYTYLSTECEIYLPEKESWIELGGSGMFRPEVLEPLGIETPVAAFGLGIERLAMIRLGIKDIRMLYQSDLGWLRKLPVTQTYSQK from the coding sequence ATGCTAGATAAGATCATCAATGAAATGCACCTCTACGAGAAAAAAGTCTTAAAAGCGTTAGGGGAAGCAGGAGGCCCAGCCATACCTGAAGATGTGGCTAAAACTACTGAATTGGATATTAAACAGGTTATGAGTGCTGCTGGAGCACTGGAATCCAAGGGAATCATAGAAATAGAGCGTGACGTGGAGGAAGTGTTGAGTCTGGGCCCATCAGGGTCTGCCTATGCCCAGGAAGGATTACCAGAAAGGAAGATCTTAGAAGCTCTCCATAAAGATCACACCATCCACATGAAGGATCTGGCTCATAAATCAGGGATCGAACCTTCTGAGGTTAAAATAGCCATTGGTTGGATCATGAAAAAGGGATGGGCAGTTCTGGATAAAGGAAACGTCACCATAACTGATGATGGTGAAAAAGCCCTGGCAAAACCAGGTATTGATGAGATCCTCCTCAAAACCATTATGGATTCCACTAAAATGTTAACCCTGGGCGGTTTATCCAATTCCCTTAACGAAGGATTCCAACTTCTGAAAAAGAGGAAGGGATTAATTAATTTAAATAAAAATTCAAGTTACACCCTATTTCCTACTAAAAAGGGCCAGGAAATTTTAGATCATGGCTTCGAGATACGTGAAGAAGCCACTCAGCTCACCCATGAGCAACTTAAAACCGATTCATGGAAAAACTTACACTACCGTGGCTATGATATCCAGGCTGAACATCCCCTGATATTTCCAGGTAAGATGCATCCCCTGCAGCGGACTATTCAGGAGATTCGTCGCATATTCCTGAACCTGGGTTTCACAGAATCCAGGGGAACTGTCCTTGAATCTGCATTCTGGAACTTCGACTGCCTCTTCCAGCCCCAGGACCATGCTGCCAGGGAAATGCAGGATACTTTCTATGTTAAATCCCCACTGCACACCCAGTTACCCTCTGATGATCTGGTGGGAAGGGTAGGCCAGGCCCATGAAGATGGTGGTCAAACTGGTAGTGAAGGTTGGGGATACCAGTGGGACGTGGATGTGGCTCGCCAATCAGTGCTCAGAACCCATACCACCTGTGTTTCAGCCCGCCACCTGGCTGAAAATGAACCTCCTTTAAAGATGTTCTCGGTTGGCCGGGTATTCCGCCGGGAAACCATAACATACAAACACCTCCCTGAATTCCATCAGGTGGAAGGAATTGTGGCTGCTGAGGAAATAAACTTCAAAAACCTCCTGGGAATCCTGAAAGAATTTTACCATCAGCTGGGATTCGAGGTCCGTTTCCGTCCAGCCTACTTCCCTTACACTTACCTATCCACCGAGTGTGAGATCTACCTGCCAGAGAAGGAAAGCTGGATTGAACTGGGTGGATCTGGAATGTTCCGTCCCGAGGTACTGGAACCACTGGGAATCGAAACACCAGTAGCTGCCTTTGGACTGGGAATTGAACGACTGGCCATGATACGCCTCGGAATTAAGGATATACGTATGTTATACCAGAGCGACTTGGGATGGCTGCGTAAATTACCAGTAACCCAGACTTACAGTCAAAAATAG
- a CDS encoding triphosphoribosyl-dephospho-CoA synthase, with product MNPSYVSKCAQIASVLEVSGHPKPGNVHRTHNFPDMVFEDFLLSGIAIGETMEKAARKGFKYKNKPEKWDKIGLGKMILEAVRETDHWVANNTNLGIVMLLTPISVVAGMFDLENRGKIDIPRTRTEEETKNWDGFKIRSGGLTEKWDGFREIIDELIRLTTSEDAVNLYKAINIADAGGMGEQDDLDVANESSLQKLRDDNVNMFRVLEMSSAWDKLSYELTHKMPVTFELGYPVFQRVKSEKGINEATVQTFLTILSRVPDTLISRKFTDAKAGEVSARAQAILEEGGILTRKGTSIVGKFDQELIKGGLNPGTTADFTASSIMVAYLDGYREYKAKVH from the coding sequence TTGAATCCCAGTTATGTTTCTAAATGCGCACAAATAGCCTCGGTGCTTGAGGTGAGTGGGCACCCTAAACCAGGTAACGTGCACCGTACCCATAACTTCCCGGATATGGTCTTTGAAGATTTTCTTCTAAGTGGAATAGCCATTGGCGAAACCATGGAGAAAGCTGCCAGGAAGGGGTTTAAATACAAAAACAAACCAGAAAAATGGGATAAAATAGGATTGGGAAAGATGATCCTGGAAGCAGTTCGAGAAACTGACCACTGGGTGGCCAACAACACCAATCTAGGCATTGTAATGTTACTAACCCCCATATCAGTGGTTGCCGGGATGTTCGATCTTGAAAACAGGGGGAAAATTGATATTCCCAGAACCAGAACTGAAGAGGAAACTAAAAATTGGGATGGTTTCAAAATCAGATCTGGAGGGTTAACTGAAAAGTGGGATGGTTTCAGGGAAATTATTGATGAATTAATAAGGTTAACAACTTCTGAAGATGCAGTTAACCTTTATAAGGCTATTAACATTGCCGATGCAGGGGGGATGGGTGAGCAGGATGACCTGGACGTGGCTAATGAAAGTTCCCTCCAGAAACTGCGGGATGATAATGTTAACATGTTCCGTGTGCTGGAGATGTCATCGGCCTGGGATAAATTATCCTATGAACTCACCCATAAAATGCCAGTGACATTTGAACTTGGGTATCCTGTTTTTCAACGAGTTAAATCAGAAAAGGGCATAAATGAAGCCACAGTGCAGACTTTCCTCACCATTTTATCCCGGGTTCCCGACACCCTTATCAGTCGGAAGTTCACTGATGCGAAGGCAGGGGAAGTTTCAGCCCGTGCCCAGGCTATACTAGAAGAAGGTGGAATATTAACCAGGAAGGGTACATCCATAGTGGGAAAATTCGACCAGGAACTAATTAAAGGTGGTTTAAATCCTGGGACCACTGCAGATTTCACTGCCTCATCCATCATGGTGGCTTATCTTGATGGTTACAGGGAGTATAAGGCCAAAGTTCATTAG